Proteins from a genomic interval of Alphaproteobacteria bacterium:
- a CDS encoding DUF616 domain-containing protein: MDKQKFICLILFNWHGLNMTEIKKVIYTCITGEYDDVCAHVYVDDTWDYVLFTDNKYLLTMDKYMHWEIRPLRYKKLTNVKNARWHKINAHVLFPDYNISLWVDGNIVIMMPDFFKRLDSFINRGDTICIPPHPERKCIYDEAQKIKELKIDNKNTVNQEMRLLRFLGYPQNNGLNETCIILRRHNDAQIKRMQNKWWRMVRDYSKRDQLSYNWAAWRCGIQTTPLFGTPGEHRRCDELMFVHKRSHNQNPATYFDTWVGPRWFVRGLACMMGRNKKEFVKKHSR, translated from the coding sequence ATGGACAAACAAAAATTTATCTGTTTGATTTTATTCAATTGGCACGGGTTAAACATGACTGAGATTAAAAAAGTAATTTATACATGTATTACCGGCGAATATGACGATGTGTGCGCACATGTATATGTTGACGACACATGGGACTATGTATTATTTACAGATAACAAATATTTGCTGACGATGGATAAATATATGCATTGGGAAATTCGGCCACTGCGTTATAAAAAACTGACAAACGTGAAAAACGCCCGTTGGCATAAAATAAATGCACATGTCCTGTTCCCAGATTACAACATCAGTTTATGGGTTGATGGTAATATTGTAATTATGATGCCAGACTTTTTTAAACGCCTAGATTCGTTTATTAATCGTGGCGATACGATATGTATTCCACCCCACCCCGAACGCAAATGTATTTATGACGAAGCCCAAAAGATAAAAGAACTGAAAATTGATAATAAAAATACGGTTAATCAAGAAATGCGACTGTTACGCTTTTTGGGATATCCGCAAAACAATGGGCTGAACGAAACATGCATAATATTGCGTCGACATAATGATGCGCAAATTAAACGCATGCAAAATAAATGGTGGCGAATGGTTCGTGATTATTCCAAACGCGACCAACTGTCATATAACTGGGCCGCGTGGCGATGTGGTATTCAGACTACGCCTTTGTTCGGCACGCCCGGCGAACACAGGCGGTGTGACGAACTGATGTTCGTGCACAAACGCAGTCATAATCAAAATCCGGCCACATATTTTGACACATGGGTTGGACCACGATGGTTTGTACGCGGGTTGGCGTGCATGATGGGGCGTAATAAAAAAGAATTTGTAAAAAAACATTCAAGATAA
- a CDS encoding 1-acyl-sn-glycerol-3-phosphate acyltransferase → MAKPKIRKQNIFNTTTAAIKFVLFWVMVVIQLPILILLPRRWAVQYMPVFMWVLVKLGGIKIVVHGKISDARPLMVVSNHISVFEIATFPFAFRGSFIAKKEMENWPLVGWVAKKFGVIFVDRRPSHARDALAVVQKTVQTVKYPMILFPEGTTTNGAYVKPFKSTLFNFVENSNVTVQPMAMHYRYKDGSPIDEQTLADHFAYFDNAKMDMGPRCKRERSAFGQVFHIMMLGGFMVEITLLPPPPLAGMDRKQIADVLHKIVSEKYMELKDKNNN, encoded by the coding sequence ATGGCAAAACCAAAAATACGCAAACAGAATATTTTCAACACAACCACGGCCGCGATAAAATTCGTGCTGTTCTGGGTAATGGTTGTTATCCAGTTGCCGATTTTAATCTTGCTGCCACGTCGCTGGGCGGTTCAGTACATGCCGGTCTTTATGTGGGTTTTGGTAAAACTGGGCGGGATTAAGATTGTTGTACACGGCAAAATATCCGATGCGCGCCCACTGATGGTCGTGTCCAATCATATATCTGTGTTTGAAATTGCGACATTCCCGTTTGCATTCCGTGGCAGTTTTATTGCCAAGAAAGAAATGGAAAACTGGCCATTGGTTGGTTGGGTTGCGAAAAAGTTTGGCGTAATCTTTGTTGACCGTCGTCCGTCGCACGCGCGCGATGCGCTGGCGGTTGTACAAAAAACAGTCCAGACTGTAAAATACCCAATGATTTTATTTCCCGAAGGTACCACGACAAACGGCGCATATGTAAAACCGTTCAAAAGCACGCTGTTCAACTTTGTTGAAAATTCAAATGTCACGGTTCAGCCCATGGCGATGCACTATCGTTATAAAGACGGCAGTCCGATTGATGAACAAACGCTTGCCGACCATTTTGCATACTTTGATAATGCCAAAATGGATATGGGCCCACGGTGTAAACGTGAACGGTCTGCCTTTGGCCAGGTTTTTCACATCATGATGCTGGGTGGATTTATGGTTGAAATCACATTATTGCCACCACCGCCCCTGGCGGGTATGGACAGAAAGCAGATTGCCGACGTTCTGCACAAAATCGTGTCGGAAAAATATATGGAATTAAAAGATAAAAATAATAATTAA
- a CDS encoding glycosyltransferase translates to MKTVINVVCFLIPVASVRRRLRHHLQQGWRAHKNNLMTFTGGLTGRDIMLWVDHALGGGTEVYSKRQFKILCKKYDVLRLQYFPKTELYHLTFACNKHRIFTTHNIDEIADFLCGINIRQIVVNNLVAYKSTTDMLQVIARIKRNCMGMPRVSFRGHDFQSICPSFNLVNCDGKYCDLSYVGGCEKCWAQKKLADNPISHNVLKSGAGTICEWRRQWGHFFTNTADEIILFAEPIAKIFVRAYPEIDQKIKIIPHTVQNYRAAKIKLHDDINIIVLGNISTQKGAGVICQMAQHLPDNVNIIVVGEMKNAPDNITVHGKYKAKKLPQIMEKYNADIVFIPSIWPETFSYTTSEAISMGLPIACFDIGAPAGRVAKYKRGLVLTEINPDKNLFQIIDFVKNLRQENKK, encoded by the coding sequence ATGAAAACGGTAATTAACGTGGTATGCTTTCTGATTCCAGTTGCGTCTGTGCGGCGCAGATTGCGTCACCACCTGCAACAGGGGTGGCGGGCGCATAAAAATAACCTGATGACGTTTACGGGGGGACTGACTGGGCGCGATATTATGTTGTGGGTTGACCATGCACTGGGTGGCGGGACCGAAGTTTATTCCAAACGACAATTTAAAATTTTATGCAAGAAATATGATGTGTTGCGATTGCAATACTTTCCAAAAACAGAACTGTATCATTTAACATTCGCATGCAATAAACACAGAATCTTTACAACACATAATATAGATGAAATAGCGGATTTTTTATGCGGAATTAATATCCGCCAAATCGTTGTAAATAATTTAGTCGCATATAAAAGCACAACAGATATGTTACAGGTTATCGCACGGATAAAACGTAACTGTATGGGTATGCCGCGGGTGTCGTTTCGCGGGCATGACTTTCAATCGATTTGCCCCAGTTTTAACCTGGTGAACTGCGATGGTAAATATTGCGATTTATCATATGTGGGCGGGTGTGAAAAATGCTGGGCACAGAAAAAATTAGCCGACAACCCAATATCACATAATGTTTTAAAATCGGGCGCAGGAACAATATGCGAATGGCGCAGACAATGGGGGCACTTTTTTACAAATACCGCAGATGAAATTATTTTGTTCGCAGAACCAATCGCAAAAATTTTTGTCCGCGCATATCCAGAAATTGACCAAAAAATTAAAATTATTCCGCATACCGTGCAAAATTATCGCGCTGCAAAAATTAAATTGCATGACGATATTAATATCATTGTCCTGGGGAACATTTCCACCCAAAAAGGCGCAGGCGTTATTTGTCAGATGGCGCAACATCTGCCCGACAATGTAAATATTATTGTTGTTGGTGAAATGAAAAACGCGCCCGACAATATTACTGTGCACGGTAAGTACAAGGCGAAAAAATTACCCCAGATAATGGAAAAATATAACGCTGATATTGTATTTATACCATCGATTTGGCCTGAAACATTTTCATACACCACGTCAGAGGCCATTTCAATGGGATTGCCCATCGCGTGCTTTGACATTGGTGCGCCGGCGGGACGCGTTGCAAAGTATAAACGCGGATTGGTTTTGACGGAAATAAATCCAGATAAAAATTTATTTCAAATTATAGACTTTGTAAAAAATTTACGACAGGAAAACAAAAAATGA
- the hemW gene encoding radical SAM family heme chaperone HemW has product MADMKNAPHNIYIHVPYCMSKCNYCAFMSVACESPDWRTYSDSICAELMFWAQKMGKIDIPTIFFGGGTPSLMPIDCFERIMDTICKNFNVVPNAEITIESNPGTLDAEKLRAFCKAGVNRLSIGVQSLDDDRLRFLGRRHSVADALKLIKIAQDMELRVSADFIYGLPNDTVDDVIKTCRQINGLGLGHCSMYELTIEANTPFGKMNLPMPDNDTMAQMYMAIGDNLNIPRYEVSNYAIPGAECQHNQNVWDGQPYIGIGRGAAGRILIDNVWYEQRGNHAQFEPISDDTRAVEVVITGMRTVRGCQLTGATKNVIDMNWAKNHPDLVQINGERISATPQGMLILDDVIVNLVK; this is encoded by the coding sequence GTGGCAGATATGAAAAATGCGCCCCACAACATTTATATTCATGTGCCATACTGTATGTCCAAGTGCAATTATTGCGCATTTATGTCGGTGGCATGTGAATCGCCAGACTGGCGTACGTATAGTGATAGCATATGTGCAGAACTGATGTTTTGGGCCCAGAAAATGGGCAAAATAGATATCCCGACAATATTTTTTGGTGGTGGTACACCGTCACTGATGCCGATTGATTGTTTTGAAAGAATTATGGATACAATCTGTAAAAACTTTAATGTTGTGCCGAACGCAGAAATTACAATTGAATCAAATCCAGGGACGCTGGATGCGGAAAAACTGCGCGCGTTTTGCAAGGCGGGGGTTAATCGATTGTCCATTGGGGTACAAAGCCTGGATGACGACAGGCTGCGTTTCCTGGGGCGGCGGCACAGTGTGGCGGATGCATTAAAACTGATAAAAATCGCCCAGGATATGGAACTGCGCGTGTCGGCGGACTTTATATATGGATTGCCAAATGACACGGTGGATGACGTAATCAAAACATGCAGGCAGATAAATGGACTGGGGCTGGGGCACTGTTCGATGTATGAACTGACCATAGAGGCCAACACACCATTTGGCAAAATGAACTTGCCAATGCCGGATAATGACACAATGGCACAGATGTATATGGCAATCGGCGATAATTTGAACATCCCACGGTACGAGGTTTCTAATTATGCAATCCCGGGGGCAGAATGCCAACATAATCAAAATGTGTGGGATGGACAACCATACATTGGGATTGGGCGCGGCGCGGCGGGACGCATCTTAATTGACAACGTGTGGTATGAACAAAGGGGGAATCACGCGCAATTTGAACCGATATCAGACGACACACGTGCGGTCGAAGTTGTAATAACCGGTATGCGCACCGTTCGCGGTTGCCAGTTGACAGGGGCGACGAAAAACGTTATTGATATGAACTGGGCAAAGAATCATCCGGACCTGGTTCAAATTAATGGGGAACGAATTTCAGCAACCCCACAGGGAATGCTGATTCTGGATGATGTAATCGTAAATTTGGTGAAGTAA
- a CDS encoding lytic murein transglycosylase, whose amino-acid sequence MPMNKFAGWLIATVLFLPNATLADRGPFDSTRWYEMLDSVRTRAVSENISERTINDTLKYPSFIPSIVRSDSNQSEFKLTLDGYLARTVNQTRVSDGQKMRRRYPTLLSRVDARYGIPPHIMLAFWGMESNYGAVKSRHKLTDAFFTLMYDGRRETFFTNQLIALMKIADKNRLDINSISGSWAGAMGHFQFIPTTLAQYGADGNGDGRIDIINNISDAMFSAGNYLNKLGWNKNERIVRHVVLPGDFDISLLDGKTKLALPQWTSLGVMNPDGTPIPQNDMTAGLVADVAAIESARSAAATATVAPDTDVAPMPVIHAYLTYPNFYRIKKWNNSNWYAIAIAELADQLH is encoded by the coding sequence ATGCCTATGAACAAATTCGCCGGATGGCTGATTGCCACAGTGCTTTTTTTGCCAAATGCCACACTCGCAGACCGTGGACCGTTTGATTCCACCCGTTGGTATGAAATGCTGGATTCTGTGCGCACCCGCGCCGTATCGGAAAACATATCAGAACGCACCATCAACGACACACTAAAATATCCATCCTTTATCCCATCAATTGTGCGCAGTGATTCGAATCAGTCTGAATTCAAATTGACATTGGATGGTTATCTGGCGCGCACCGTCAATCAAACGCGTGTATCTGACGGTCAAAAGATGCGTCGGCGTTATCCGACATTGCTATCGCGGGTGGATGCTAGGTACGGTATCCCACCACACATCATGTTGGCGTTTTGGGGAATGGAATCGAATTATGGTGCGGTAAAATCGCGTCATAAATTAACAGATGCATTTTTTACATTAATGTATGACGGTCGTCGTGAAACATTCTTTACGAACCAGTTAATTGCGCTGATGAAAATCGCGGATAAAAACAGACTGGATATAAATTCTATATCCGGATCTTGGGCGGGCGCAATGGGGCATTTTCAGTTTATTCCAACCACCCTGGCGCAATATGGTGCAGACGGCAATGGCGATGGCCGTATTGATATAATCAATAATATATCGGATGCCATGTTCAGTGCGGGCAATTACCTGAACAAACTGGGGTGGAATAAAAACGAACGCATTGTTCGTCACGTCGTATTACCGGGTGATTTCGATATATCTTTGTTGGATGGCAAAACAAAACTGGCACTGCCACAATGGACGTCATTGGGCGTTATGAATCCAGACGGCACACCAATCCCGCAAAACGATATGACGGCGGGCCTGGTTGCAGATGTCGCGGCAATTGAATCTGCACGTTCTGCGGCGGCAACGGCGACCGTCGCACCGGACACAGACGTTGCGCCCATGCCCGTAATTCATGCATATTTAACATATCCTAATTTTTATCGTATCAAGAAATGGAATAATTCGAACTGGTACGCAATCGCGATTGCAGAACTGGCCGACCAATTACACTAA
- the rpmE gene encoding 50S ribosomal protein L31 has protein sequence MKQGIHPEYHEINVTRTDGKTVKMYSSVKKDLVLSTDNLNHSAWTGQRSNAGEKGQRAAEFKSKFAGFNF, from the coding sequence ATGAAACAAGGAATTCATCCAGAATACCACGAAATCAACGTCACGCGCACAGATGGCAAGACAGTAAAAATGTATTCTTCTGTAAAAAAGGACTTGGTTTTGTCGACAGATAACTTGAACCATTCCGCATGGACAGGCCAGCGTTCCAACGCCGGTGAAAAGGGCCAGCGCGCGGCAGAATTCAAATCAAAATTCGCTGGGTTCAACTTCTAA
- a CDS encoding GNAT family N-acetyltransferase has translation MAIKVRDFEVRLTRNKEERKQVRQLRYQVFCLEEGASATEEQRALGEEYDAFDRFAEYMAVFHNGRVVGTYRIIDRNAAEKMGGFYTESEYNISKIKKYRGNIAEMSRACVAPEYRENALVMRLLWAGLGEMIVRRKIGILFGVASFVGTKPARSAQAISYLYYNHLTPSRLRATVIPENFADGVNPKLARMNILPREFVDAADAKSEMTPLIKGYLRLGATFGRGVFVDVPFNSYDVFVMIETRKMDAAYQKHFLGRENALGNPDDDHDNIMKTVGKIITLPVVGPFKVVRAFVEFLLREDAADAEYIEDSDKEELA, from the coding sequence ATGGCAATTAAAGTCCGTGATTTTGAGGTGCGTCTAACCCGCAACAAAGAAGAACGTAAACAGGTTCGTCAACTGCGTTACCAGGTTTTCTGTTTGGAAGAGGGCGCATCCGCCACCGAAGAACAACGTGCCCTGGGCGAAGAATACGATGCCTTTGATCGTTTCGCAGAATACATGGCGGTTTTTCACAATGGTCGTGTTGTTGGTACATATCGTATTATCGATCGCAACGCTGCGGAAAAGATGGGTGGCTTCTACACAGAATCCGAATATAATATTTCAAAAATAAAAAAATATCGTGGCAATATCGCTGAAATGTCGCGTGCGTGCGTTGCACCTGAATACCGCGAAAATGCGTTGGTGATGCGTCTGTTGTGGGCGGGATTGGGTGAAATGATTGTCCGTCGCAAGATTGGCATATTATTTGGTGTTGCGTCGTTTGTTGGTACAAAACCGGCGCGCAGTGCCCAGGCGATATCATACCTGTACTATAACCATTTAACACCATCGCGCTTGCGTGCAACGGTAATACCCGAAAACTTTGCGGACGGTGTAAATCCAAAGTTGGCACGCATGAATATATTGCCCCGTGAATTTGTTGACGCGGCGGACGCAAAATCTGAAATGACACCTTTGATCAAGGGGTACTTGCGCCTGGGGGCAACATTCGGACGTGGTGTGTTCGTTGACGTGCCGTTTAATTCATACGATGTTTTTGTAATGATTGAAACGCGCAAAATGGATGCAGCATATCAAAAGCATTTCTTGGGTCGCGAAAATGCGCTGGGCAATCCTGATGACGATCACGATAATATCATGAAAACGGTCGGCAAAATAATTACTTTGCCTGTGGTTGGCCCGTTCAAGGTTGTACGCGCATTTGTTGAATTCTTGTTACGCGAAGATGCCGCCGACGCCGAATATATCGAAGACAGTGACAAAGAAGAGCTAGCATAA
- a CDS encoding glycosyltransferase family 2 protein translates to MKTPKISVLTPMYNTRPDDLRAMIESILNQTYGDFEFLLLNDSPDNQELKQIVDSYKDVRIKYLENDKNMGITKSRNKLIDLARGEYIAVADHDDISTPNRFELEAGFLDANPHIGAVGGNVIEIRDGMEHATPKRPIHDHDIKLSLINENYVCNPVHSGCMIRKSVLINSGVRYNENWSPCEDRMLFVDLIPHTCFHNLDDVVLKYVWTGDNTTLRHWQKMYDIPPIIVANARAKYPVYYDEWKWAHRHSPVRQTRWIKLFGFFPFIKIKHKHGQTKIYLFDFIQLARVKHD, encoded by the coding sequence ATGAAAACACCCAAGATATCTGTATTAACACCCATGTACAACACACGGCCAGACGACCTGCGTGCGATGATTGAAAGTATTTTAAATCAGACATATGGGGATTTTGAATTTCTGTTATTAAATGACAGTCCAGACAATCAAGAATTAAAGCAAATTGTCGATTCATATAAAGATGTACGAATAAAATATCTGGAAAATGATAAAAATATGGGAATTACAAAATCGCGAAACAAACTAATCGATTTGGCGCGTGGGGAATACATTGCAGTGGCGGATCACGATGATATATCGACCCCAAATAGATTTGAGTTAGAGGCTGGATTTTTAGACGCAAATCCCCATATTGGCGCGGTTGGCGGAAACGTCATAGAAATTCGCGACGGAATGGAACACGCAACACCAAAACGACCAATACATGACCATGATATTAAGTTATCACTGATTAATGAAAACTATGTATGTAATCCAGTACATTCAGGATGCATGATTCGAAAATCTGTGCTGATAAATTCGGGCGTGCGATATAACGAAAATTGGTCGCCATGCGAAGACAGAATGCTGTTCGTCGATTTAATACCACATACCTGTTTTCATAACTTGGATGATGTTGTTCTGAAATATGTTTGGACAGGCGATAATACAACACTGCGTCATTGGCAAAAAATGTACGACATACCACCAATTATTGTCGCAAACGCACGCGCAAAATATCCGGTGTATTACGATGAATGGAAATGGGCACACAGGCATAGTCCAGTACGGCAAACACGATGGATTAAACTGTTTGGATTTTTTCCGTTTATAAAAATTAAACACAAGCATGGACAAACAAAAATTTATCTGTTTGATTTTATTCAATTGGCACGGGTTAAACATGACTGA
- a CDS encoding glycosyltransferase family 2 protein — protein sequence MSQAEYCPSAGARKNVYAEPQGKKGFHTMPTVSVLTPVYNTNHEHLRQCIESILNQTYTDFEFIILNDSPENTELEKLILSYRDKRIRYIKNDTNIGISQSRNKLIELARGKYIAIFDHDDISHKTRLEKQVKFLDENPYVGVVGAWAHWFGAQDFIRKNPEYDTDIKIRLTDVCAIMHTTAMIRKSVLIENDVRYEEQYTPAEDYRLWGQLMQYTDFHNIQEVLVEYRCDKNNASHRMKTRQTIVHESIKIQICNKYPMYRLAFERQLRRIRVRLFGKIPLIKIKNKWALLFDCIPLVKIKD from the coding sequence ATGAGCCAAGCAGAATATTGTCCTAGTGCAGGGGCAAGAAAAAATGTATATGCTGAACCCCAAGGAAAGAAAGGATTTCACACCATGCCAACGGTTTCAGTATTAACGCCGGTCTATAACACAAATCATGAACATCTGCGCCAGTGTATTGAATCAATTTTAAATCAAACATATACAGATTTTGAATTTATTATCCTGAATGACAGTCCGGAAAATACAGAACTGGAAAAACTAATCCTGTCGTACAGGGACAAGCGTATTCGATATATAAAAAACGATACAAATATCGGCATATCCCAGTCGCGGAACAAATTGATTGAACTGGCGCGCGGAAAGTATATTGCAATATTCGATCATGATGATATTTCACATAAAACACGTCTGGAAAAACAGGTAAAATTTCTGGATGAAAATCCATATGTTGGCGTTGTGGGTGCGTGGGCACACTGGTTCGGGGCACAGGATTTTATACGAAAAAATCCAGAATATGATACAGATATAAAAATACGCCTGACCGACGTGTGCGCAATTATGCATACAACCGCAATGATCAGAAAATCTGTATTAATCGAAAACGATGTTCGATACGAAGAACAATACACCCCCGCCGAAGATTATCGACTGTGGGGACAATTGATGCAATATACTGACTTTCACAATATCCAGGAAGTATTGGTTGAATACAGGTGTGATAAAAACAATGCATCGCATCGAATGAAAACAAGACAGACAATCGTACATGAATCAATTAAAATTCAGATATGTAACAAATATCCAATGTATCGTTTGGCATTTGAACGGCAACTGCGACGGATTCGCGTGCGATTATTTGGAAAAATACCACTGATAAAAATCAAGAATAAATGGGCGTTGCTGTTTGACTGTATACCACTGGTTAAAATCAAGGATTGA
- a CDS encoding M13 family metallopeptidase, with protein sequence MDSKFWNLIGIIAVVATVAWAYFYTKEKVVMAGIKLENMDMTVKAGDDFYAYANGGWQKRNPIPDDYARFGAFEVLRNTNLERTREIAENDGGKIGALYKIAMDEKKLNADGVKPVQPQLDEIDKLTRGDLESYMGKTFTFSAAFWGDGVALDEKDSEHFLYNIGQGGLGLSRDYYFDKDAKSIEIRKKYKEFIKKQMGNFGVKVDVDKLYAMEERMAKSFYPKEKLRDPHANYHKMSIEQVKKQFTGFDWDAFLSARGATAAKFINIAQPEAITESIAIMNDTDFELIKTYLKYRIISAADSVLDDKTYDISFDFYNRTMAGQKEPKPRWKRAVAMIDDSLGEEVGRLYVEKYFSADAKHRMQTLVKNLQMAYAARMENLKWMSDETKQKALEKLSTFRAKIGYPDKWRDYSKLEIKNDSLWENMVRVAQFEDAFWIEKIGQKKDPSIWYMNAHEVNAYYDPSTNEICFPAGILQYPFFDMAADDAFNYGAIGAVIGHEMTHGFDDSGRHFDKDGNMKDWWTTLDSARFEVRANVMKEFFNKIKINDEVNANGEFTLGENLADYGGVSIAFDAYKKFGTQTGDAENISADRRFFIAYAGAWAQNIRAAEEIRLTKVDEHSLGKNRVNGILPHIDAWYQAFDIKPDDAMYITPGERVKLW encoded by the coding sequence ATGGACAGTAAATTTTGGAACTTAATCGGCATTATCGCAGTCGTTGCAACGGTTGCATGGGCATATTTTTACACAAAGGAGAAAGTTGTTATGGCGGGTATAAAATTAGAAAACATGGATATGACAGTCAAAGCGGGCGACGATTTCTATGCATACGCAAATGGCGGATGGCAAAAACGCAACCCGATTCCGGATGACTATGCCAGATTTGGCGCGTTCGAGGTTTTACGCAACACAAACCTGGAACGGACACGCGAAATTGCCGAAAATGACGGCGGCAAAATTGGCGCGCTGTACAAAATCGCAATGGATGAAAAAAAATTGAACGCAGATGGGGTAAAGCCCGTTCAGCCACAATTGGATGAAATAGACAAACTGACACGCGGGGATTTGGAATCTTATATGGGGAAAACGTTCACGTTTTCTGCCGCATTCTGGGGCGATGGTGTGGCATTGGATGAAAAAGACAGCGAACATTTCCTGTATAATATTGGCCAGGGCGGATTGGGACTGTCGCGTGATTACTATTTCGATAAGGATGCCAAATCAATTGAAATTCGCAAAAAGTACAAGGAATTTATAAAAAAACAAATGGGCAACTTTGGCGTCAAAGTGGATGTGGATAAGTTATATGCAATGGAAGAAAGAATGGCCAAGTCATTCTATCCCAAGGAAAAACTGCGCGATCCACATGCGAACTATCATAAAATGAGTATCGAACAAGTCAAAAAACAGTTTACAGGGTTTGATTGGGATGCTTTCTTATCTGCACGTGGCGCAACGGCGGCGAAATTTATAAATATTGCCCAACCCGAGGCAATCACAGAATCAATCGCGATTATGAACGATACGGATTTTGAATTGATTAAAACATATTTAAAATATCGTATTATCAGTGCGGCGGATTCAGTGCTGGACGATAAAACGTATGATATTTCGTTTGATTTCTATAATCGTACAATGGCCGGTCAGAAAGAACCAAAACCACGTTGGAAACGTGCGGTCGCCATGATTGATGATTCATTGGGCGAAGAAGTTGGACGACTGTATGTTGAAAAGTATTTTTCGGCCGACGCCAAGCATCGCATGCAGACGTTGGTAAAAAATCTGCAAATGGCGTATGCGGCACGTATGGAAAATCTGAAATGGATGTCAGACGAAACCAAGCAAAAGGCGTTGGAAAAACTATCAACATTTCGTGCAAAAATTGGCTATCCAGACAAATGGCGCGATTATTCAAAACTGGAAATCAAAAACGATTCACTGTGGGAAAATATGGTGCGCGTCGCACAATTCGAAGATGCGTTCTGGATTGAAAAAATTGGACAGAAAAAAGACCCAAGCATTTGGTATATGAATGCGCACGAAGTAAACGCGTATTATGACCCATCAACAAATGAAATCTGTTTCCCGGCGGGAATTTTACAATATCCTTTCTTTGATATGGCGGCGGATGATGCATTTAACTATGGCGCAATTGGCGCGGTTATTGGCCATGAAATGACGCATGGATTTGATGATTCGGGACGCCATTTTGACAAGGACGGAAATATGAAAGATTGGTGGACAACATTGGATTCAGCACGTTTTGAAGTGCGCGCAAATGTTATGAAGGAATTTTTCAACAAAATTAAAATTAACGACGAAGTTAACGCCAACGGTGAATTTACATTGGGCGAAAACCTGGCGGATTATGGCGGTGTGTCAATCGCGTTTGACGCATATAAAAAGTTTGGCACACAGACAGGGGACGCCGAAAATATCAGCGCAGATCGTCGGTTCTTTATCGCGTATGCCGGCGCGTGGGCGCAAAACATTCGCGCGGCCGAAGAAATTCGCCTGACCAAGGTTGATGAACATTCGTTGGGCAAAAATCGTGTAAATGGTATTTTACCCCATATCGATGCATGGTATCAGGCGTTTGATATCAAACCAGACGATGCAATGTACATCACACCGGGCGAACGTGTAAAATTGTGGTAA